aaaaattaatctctaaACGTTTCGTAAATTCTTTTCTTGGTAGTATAGGTTTGTCATGTACGTACAAGCTTTATTGAACCTGGGATCATTCcagttctatttttttattcattgaaaatatttaattgttgaaCATATATGTATATTCTTTCCTTCCCATGCATTAAACATTGACAATATGGTTTTCAATTATTTGAGTAGATAGAGCGAGATACAAATGGGATGCTGCAGTGCCATCCTTACCCACATGAGTATATAGACACATCTAAGCCATGTGCACATTCTGCATTTTTCATGGGCTTGCAAAGGAAAGAGGGAGTAAGAGGTCAAGAGGGACAGCAATTTGATATACGTGGAACGGTTGATGAATTTAGACaagaaataaatatgtatatctACTGGAAGCCTGGAATGGAAATTTTTGTTTCTCATGTTCGTCGAAAGCAACTTCCTGCATTTGTTTTTCCTGATGGTTACAAACGCACTAGAATGCCAAGACACATAAGCCATCCGACTGAAAAAACAGGTGATGATGCCACAAAGTGCTACTCTGGATCTGGGCCATCTGAAAGATGCACCAAGAGGAAAAGTTACCCTGAAATGATGGAAAAGAAGCCAGACAAACCAGATAAACGGGCATCTATTAGCCCACAGAGGTTAGAAAGTGTTTCTCCTGAAAGTTGTACTAGTAAATTAGGTGGTACAGCTCAAATGAGTGTTGATAGTATGGAAGGGGTTTGGGTAGCTGGTTCAACGGCCAAGTATGCTAACAGCAATTGTGAAATTAAGTCATCTGATGTGCTCCCAGGAAGTGGACTAAGCTCTGTCGTAGCTGACATGCAGATAAGTGAACCAGGCTTTGTTGACACCACACATGATATGTTGAAACCGAGGAGTGTAGAAGTTCCTAATGAGGTAAGCTGCTGAATCAGTGGTGGAACCTTTGGAAGTTGTTTGGTTCATGTGAACTTCCTTAATTAGACGTTGGTGATGCATTTCAGAATGGAGTTGTCGTTGGGGACAAAGCTCAGGATCTGGCTTTAGATTGCTTGGAAAGTGAAGAAACTGAATCGACTAACAACTTTTCAAACTGTAAAGCGGGTGTCGTCGATATGGATCAGCAACTAGACAAAGCATGTAATTTCATCACAAGGGATGAATGCTCAGATTATGTACCAAATGCCAGCTCCCAGAACCTCAGTTGCGAGGTGAGTTATTTCGTTTGAGGACTTTTTGGATTAGGACTATTGTGGATGGCAGTGAAAAAACTGGAAGTCTGGGAGATAGTGAGTCAGGGATCTGTGCAGGGTGATGTTTGTGTGGCTGATCCAGATCAGTTCTGAAGAGAGTGGGTGTTTTCTTGGAaatagagtatttcaaaatatcagGGCTCAAGAATATAaggttttgaattttctaaCCTATTTGTTTTCTCGGTAATAGAGGCCTGTCTGATCTTACAATGATACTATTCAGTTCACCTCATCCTTTGCTTCGTTCTTTCATGGAAGTTaccaaaaatttatatttcatgaGTTTTCAGAATAAGAAGTCtaatcttgttttttttttttggtctgatttgattcttttttgtttgattttagaTTTGTTTGCATATTTATAGCCAAATTTAGAGTATGGCCTGCCCCTTCTCTCTTCCCATCTTTTTGGGTCTTATTTCTATGAACAACTGTTTTAATGTTGTatattttcctgtttctttcaAGATAATTTGACTGTCAATTTCCAtggtaatttaatttcttagttTTCTGACTGGTGAATGTGTGGTCGCAGGTCCTGCACCACTATACGTGCTATGTTTCCAGTAACTGTGCTTAAGAACCTAACTTGTTTTGTGTATAGAGAGACTCAGAGACCAGACCTTCCTAttgtttcatttaaatttttttgtttaatacatttttccctaattgttattattctttctattttctataTTGTGTATAGCCAGATTTCAGACTCAGAAGTGTTGTAAAATTGAAGATGGGCTAGGTCAGAATCTCTGCGGAACTTTTGAAAAACATGTTTGTCAACTCTCTTAAAGATTGTTTTTATACTGTGGTCTTTGCTTTTGGTTTTGTAGGTGGACGAGTTTGGACTGAATcccatgatgtttgagagggttaATGGCTGATTTTCCTGTCACGCTGCTACCCTGTGCATTGTTGGTGGCCGTTGCTGTGCTGAGATCCTGTGAGCGGGACTAAGGCTGTTGTAATAGAACAGTGAGAAAAGATACAACAAATGATGGCAGTGAAAGAGATTGGGGTTTGGGGTATATGGCATTGCGATGATCGTTTGTGTACATAGATGAACAGCATGACGGAGACGCTTAAATTGTGGTCTCGTCCTGTTGTGTGAAACATGCGCTCATCTCATCTTCAGAGCTCTGAATTGTCTCATAAACCTTAACATATCTACTTGGATTTTAAAGGAGTGGGAACTTTGTATTTTGCTTGTGACGTAGATGTGATCGATACGTTATGTAAATGTAAAAAATGGCTGCTTCGGCTAGGTTATTTAGAAGAGAAAGtggtaaaacaaaaatatattggCGGCAGAATGGGGTAGTCTTTCTTGTTTATCCTTTCTTCGGAAGTTTCGGTGGGAGGTTCCTTCTGTTTATTGGGTTTCGTTGGTCTTTCAATttagtgaaacactttatcttgTGAAAATAGTTTCTTTCATTAGTGCTCTTTCATggctttcttttatgtttttgcacTTAATTTGCTTGATATTCATTTTCCTTCTAGTGAAAAGACCAATGAAGCAGGATTATTCTGAATTTCGCGCTGATCACTTGAGACAATCGTATGTAAACATAGTTAACAAATTGTGGTGCTTACACGTTAATCACATCCAAAACTTCGCATTGTTCTTGGAACTCTTATTTTGGTCGTATGTATATCTCGTCTGCATTTTTGCCTCACATTCATCGAATACGTTGTAGGTATGAAAAAAACTTACGTGGGAGTATActatgtttttcaaaataatactcTTTTAATGAGAAAACATTAGTTATTCACATTCGTGCATAATACTATCTTTACATGCCGTACCAACAGCTTGCTTAATTTTTGCTTACAACATTCTCTTGCAACTAGAAATGTACCCTGTATCACCAAGATGAGTTATTGGTTGCAGCATTACTCTCCTTGTAACTACAAACGTACCTTGTGTCCCCAAGTAGAGGAGCGATATCAAACTCATTTCCCATTTTTCTACGTGTAGAACCTGAATGACAACACCGAAGTACTTGCAAAATCTCCTTCGTGGAAGGTCTGGTTGAGGGCAAGGAGCTTGTGCAAAGGAGGCCCAATTTGAAGACATTAGCCATCT
This DNA window, taken from Vigna radiata var. radiata cultivar VC1973A chromosome 5, Vradiata_ver6, whole genome shotgun sequence, encodes the following:
- the LOC106761954 gene encoding nuclear poly(A) polymerase 4 isoform X6; the encoded protein is MEEVSELQPVPDAHVPVMKFKFQGISIDLLYASISLLVVPEDLDISHGSVLYDVDEPTVRSLNGCRVADQILKLVPNIEHFRTTLRCLKFWAKRRGVYSNVTGFLGGVNWAILVARICQLYPNAIPSMLVSRFFRVYTQWRWPNPVMLCSIEENELGFPIWDPRRNPRDRFHTMPIITPAYPCMNSSYNVSASTLRVMMEQFRYGNKICDEIDLNKAQWSALFQPYIFFEAYKNYLQVDIVASDTDDLLAWKGWVESRLRLLTLKIERDTNGMLQCHPYPHEYIDTSKPCAHSAFFMGLQRKEGVRGQEGQQFDIRGTVDEFRQEINMYIYWKPGMEIFVSHVRRKQLPAFVFPDGYKRTRMPRHISHPTEKTGDDATKCYSGSGPSERCTKRKSYPEMMEKKPDKPDKRASISPQRLESVSPESCTSKLGGTAQMSVDSMEGVWVAGSTAKYANSNCEIKSSDVLPGSGLSSVVADMQISEPGFVDTTHDMLKPRSVEVPNENGVVVGDKAQDLALDCLESEETESTNNFSNCKAGVVDMDQQLDKACNFITRDECSDYVPNASSQNLSCEPDFRLRSVVKLKMG